Proteins from one Mugil cephalus isolate CIBA_MC_2020 chromosome 15, CIBA_Mcephalus_1.1, whole genome shotgun sequence genomic window:
- the rps6ka4 gene encoding ribosomal protein S6 kinase alpha-4, whose protein sequence is MSGDTSDSSDDSDGKTNEKACTVKHQITNANLTGHTERVGMENFELLKVLGTGAYGKVFLVRKNSGHDAGQLYAMKVLKKAAIVQKAKTTEHTRTERQVLEHIRQSPFLVTLHYAFQTQSKLHLILDYVSGGEMFTHLYQRDHFPEEAVRIYIGEIILALEHLHKLGIVYRDIKLENILLDNEGHVVLTDFGLSKEFLEKEKERTYSFCGTIEYMAPEIIRGKTGHGKSVDWWSLGILMFELLTGASPFTLEGERNSQSEVSKRILRCDPPFPSMIGPTAQDLLKRLLVKDPHKRLGSGPRGSEDIKAHPFFKGLNWADLAQKKVASPFKPELKSELDVGNFAEEFTGMDPVYSPASTPPSTDRLFQGYSFIAPSILFNKNAVMGDFVEAQIGADRPASASVQRSAMLEESQFFQHYELCLHGPPLGEGSFSVCRKCRHKQTGHEYAVKIVSRRMDANIQREVAALRQCETHPNIVKLYDVFTDQFHTYLVMELLRGGELLERIKRKKNFGEAEASQLLQSLVSAVSFMHEAGVVHRDLKPENVLFADESEDSILKVIDFGFARLCPAGSAPLQTPCFTLQYAAPELFESAGYDKACDLWSLGVILYTMLSGQVPFQSEQRGMTSSYAAEIIQKIKEGDFSLDGEAWRGVSEDAKELVKGLLTVDPETRLKLSDLKENSWLQGGASMSTTPLCTPDVLESSGPTVRTYVNATYKAFNRGKREGFFLKSVDNAPLAKRRKLKMTSTGVETRWSSSSSSSSSSTSSSAPATASKTQPKQTVSPKQSKPK, encoded by the exons ATGTCTGGAGACACATCTGATAGTAGTGATGACTCcgatggaaaaacaaatgaaaaggccTGTACTGTCAAGCATCAAATCACCAATG CTAACCTCACAGGTCACACTGAAAGGGTTGGCATGGAGAATTTTGAGCTGCTTAAAGTCTTGGGCACTGGAG CATATGGAAAGGTGTTTCTGGTCAGGAAGAACAGCGGTCACGATGCTGGCCAGCTATATGCTATGAAG GTATTAAAGAAAGCAGCTATTGTTCAGAAGGCAAAGACAACAGAACATACTCGCACTGAGAGGCAGGTGCTGGAGCACATCCGCCAGTCTCCCTTCCTGGTCACACTTCACTATGCCTTTCAGACTCAGAGCAAGCTGCATCTCATCCTGG acTACGTGAGTGGCGGGGAGATGTTCACTCATTTGTACCAACGGGATCACTTTCCAGAGGAGGCAGTGCGGATTTATATTGGGGAAATAATACTGGCTCTGGAGCACCTGCACAAg CTTGGGATTGTGTACCGCGACATCAAGTTGGAAAACATTCTACTAGACAACGAAGGGCACGTGGTATTGACAGATTTTGGGCTCAGCAAAGAGTTTTTGGAGAAAGAG AAGGAGAGGACTTACTCTTTCTGTGGCACCATTGAGTACATGGCTCCTGAAATCATCAGAGGGAAGACGGGACATGGAAAA TCAGTAGATTGGTGGAGTCTTGGGATCCTGATGTTTGAGCTTCTGACAGGAGCATCTCCTTTTACATTGGAGGGAGAAAGGAACTCCCAGAGCGAGGTGTCAAA acGTATTTTGCGCTGTGATCCACCCTTCCCCTCTATGATCGGACCCACTGCTCAAGACCTGCTGAAGAGGTTGTTGGTGAAAGACCCTCACAAGAGGCTGGGCTCTGGACCACGAGGGTCTGAAGACATTAAAGCACATCCTTTCTTCAAG GGGCTAAACTGGGCTGACCTAGCACAAAAGAAAGTAGCAAGCCCGTTCAAGCCAGAGCTGAAGAGTGAACTCGATGTGGGGAACTTTGCAGAGGAATTCACTGGGATGGATCCTGTCTACTCTCCAGCGAGTACGCCTCCAAGCACAGACCGCCTGTTCCAG GGCTACTCCTTTATTGCTCCCTCCATCTTGTTCAATAAGAACGCTGTCATGGGAGACTTTGTTGAGGCCCAGATCGGTGCAGACCGACCAGCTTCTGCTTCTGTCCAACGCAGTGCAATGTTAGAG GAATCCCAGTTTTTTCAGCACTATGAGCTGTGTCTTCACGGACCACCCCTAGGAGAGGGAAGCTTCTCTGTGTGCAGGAAATGCAGACACAAGCAAACTGGTCATGAGTATGCCGTCAAGATCGTCAGCCGCAG GATGGATGCAAACATTCAGAGGGAGGTTGCTGCCTTGAGGCAATGTGAAACTCACCCCAACATCGTCAAGCTGTATGACGTCTTTACCGATCAG TTCCATACATATTTAGTGATGGAGCTTCTCCGAGGCGGGGAGCTGCTGGAAAGGatcaaaaggaagaaaaactttGGCGAGGCAGAGGCCAGTCAGCTGTTGCAGAGCCTGGTCTCAGCTGTCAGCTTCATGCACGAGGCCGGAGTTGTGCACAGAGATCTCAAACCAGAG AACGTGCTGTTTGCAGATGAGAGTGAGGACTCCATCCTCAAAGTGATAGATTTTGGATTTGCCCGCCTGTGCCCTGCGGGCAGTGCCCCTCTGCAGACTCCCTGCTTCACGCTGCAGTACGCTGCACCTGAGCTTTTCGAGAGCGCAGGATATGACAAGGCTTGTGACCTCTGGAGTCTCGGGGTCATTTTG TACACCATGCTGTCGGGCCAGGTGCCATTCCAGAGCGAGCAGCGTGGCATGACCTCCTCATATGCTGCAGAGATCATTCAGAAGATAAAAGAGGGTGACTTCTCATTGGACGGGGAGGCCTGGAGGGGCGTGTCGGAAGATGCTAAAGAACTGGTTAAAG GCCTACTGACAGTTGATCCGGAGACACGTCTAAAACTCTCTGATTTGAAAGAGAACAGCTGGCTGCAGGGTGGCGCCTCCATGTCAACCACTCCTTTGTGCACTCCAGATGTGCTCGAGTCCAGTGGGCCTACTGTCCGCACCTATGTCAATGCTACCTACAAG GCTTTCAACCGCGGTAAGAGAGAGGGCTTCTTTCTGAAAAGTGTCGACAACGCTCCCCTCGCAAAGCGACGGAAGCTAAAGATGACAAGCACAGGCGTGGAGACCCGGTGGagctcgtcctcttcctcctcctcctcttccacctcctcctctgcccctgCAACAGCATCCAAAACACAGCCAAAGCAAACTGTGAGCCCAAAGCAGAGCAAGCCTAAATGA